A DNA window from Haloactinospora alba contains the following coding sequences:
- a CDS encoding ABC transporter ATP-binding protein yields the protein MSITLRDVTLTYPDGDSTVTALDRVSLSAAPGELHALVGPSGSGKSSLLAAAATLIRPDTGTVEIAGTEATDLGDRARTQLRLNRIGIVFQQPNLIPSLTAVEQLLVTDHMRGRPPRTHRAAAERLLATVGLDGKQHRRVAHLSGGERQRVNIARALTGTPRVLLVDEPTAALDHDRGARIVELIADVTRTHDVATLMVTHDTEYLDTADTVTTMRDGRILPERGPSR from the coding sequence ATGAGCATCACCCTGCGCGACGTCACCCTCACCTACCCCGACGGCGACTCCACCGTCACCGCGCTGGACCGGGTGTCCCTGAGCGCCGCCCCCGGCGAGCTGCACGCCCTCGTCGGCCCGTCCGGTTCGGGGAAGTCCAGTCTGCTGGCGGCCGCCGCCACCCTGATCCGGCCCGACACCGGCACCGTGGAGATCGCCGGAACCGAGGCCACCGACCTGGGCGACAGGGCGCGCACCCAGCTGCGGCTCAACCGGATCGGGATCGTGTTCCAGCAGCCCAACCTGATCCCGTCCCTCACCGCGGTGGAGCAGCTGCTGGTCACCGACCACATGCGCGGTCGGCCGCCGCGTACCCACCGCGCCGCCGCCGAGAGGCTGCTGGCGACGGTGGGGCTGGACGGCAAACAGCACCGGCGCGTCGCCCACCTTTCCGGCGGGGAGCGCCAGCGCGTGAACATCGCCCGCGCCCTGACCGGAACCCCGCGGGTCCTCCTGGTGGACGAGCCCACCGCCGCCCTCGACCATGATCGCGGGGCGCGGATCGTGGAACTGATCGCCGACGTGACCCGCACCCACGACGTCGCCACGCTCATGGTGACCCACGACACCGAGTACCTCGACACCGCCGACACGGTCACCACCATGCGTGACGGCCGTATCCTCCCGGAGAGGGGCCCGAGCCGCTGA
- a CDS encoding LLM class F420-dependent oxidoreductase, with protein sequence MSTFITDEGIAPAELGPALEQRGLDALFTAEHSHIPVTREVGAEELERRYYRTLDPFVALSAAAAATRRLVVGTGIALLVQRDPIMVAKEAASLDRVSDGRFVLGVGSGWGREEMRHHGTDPRTRVSLLGERVRAIKRIWTSDVAEFHGDFVDFDPMYAWPKPVQQPHLPVLVGGEAPTVLDRVLDYGDGWFPRWNGETEPLASRIAELRERGQQQGRGRLPVTVFGVPANPTDITAAAGLDVERILIDLPTMPRNETLAYLDSVATMVTGLD encoded by the coding sequence GTGTCCACGTTCATCACCGACGAGGGGATCGCTCCGGCCGAACTCGGCCCGGCGCTGGAGCAGCGCGGGCTGGACGCGCTGTTCACCGCGGAGCACAGCCACATCCCGGTGACCCGCGAGGTGGGAGCGGAGGAGCTGGAGCGCCGGTACTACCGCACGCTGGACCCGTTCGTCGCGCTGTCGGCCGCGGCCGCCGCCACCCGGCGGCTGGTGGTGGGTACCGGTATCGCGCTGCTCGTGCAACGCGACCCCATCATGGTGGCCAAGGAGGCCGCCTCCCTCGACCGGGTCAGCGACGGCCGGTTCGTGCTGGGTGTGGGCTCCGGGTGGGGCAGGGAGGAGATGCGCCACCACGGCACCGACCCCCGAACCCGCGTCTCCCTGCTGGGCGAACGGGTGAGGGCGATCAAACGGATCTGGACCAGCGACGTGGCCGAGTTCCACGGTGACTTCGTGGACTTCGACCCGATGTACGCCTGGCCCAAACCGGTACAGCAGCCGCACCTCCCGGTCCTCGTCGGCGGGGAGGCGCCCACGGTGCTGGACCGGGTGCTGGACTACGGCGACGGGTGGTTCCCCCGCTGGAACGGGGAGACGGAACCGCTCGCCTCCCGCATCGCCGAACTGCGGGAACGCGGCCAGCAGCAGGGTCGGGGCCGGCTGCCGGTCACGGTGTTCGGCGTGCCCGCCAACCCCACCGACATCACCGCCGCCGCCGGGCTGGACGTCGAACGGATACTGATCGACCTGCCCACCATGCCGCGCAACGAGACCCTGGCCTACCTGGACAGCGTCGCCACCATGGTCACCGGCCTCGACTGA